The genomic segment GGAATGATTCTCTTCTTCAGCAAAGCCGATTAATAGATTTTCTCCTTCTGCAGCCTCTGCAGCAGCCTTTAAAATTTCATTATCTTTCTCTTCATCGCCACAGCCGAGGATAATTAACGGTACTCCTACTGCATCTAATACTTCTTCTACTGTTTCAGCAATTTCTTCTGCAGATCGATCCTGACCAATTGGATCAGCACTAGTTAATCGCAAAGCAATTAATTCAGCACCATATTCTTCAACACATTTTTTAGCCCATTTAGCAGGATCATCCCAGACATCACCCCAAACTTCAGCTAATGGCTCAGGCCAATCCTTCGGCTCTTCATCAAGAATTTCCAGAGCTACAACTGGCTTATTAGGAATTTCCCCCTCAAAGTGTAAAAATGGTAACGTAGTTTCTCCTCCTACTGTAACCGTAGAAGTTCTAGTTCCTCCTTCTTCTTCTGTAGCACCAATAGTTAGTTCTTCTACTTGACCATCCCAATTCTGTTTTGCTATTTCAACTGCCATTTTATACTCTCCTTTCTTTAGTTAAATTTTTAATTAACATAGCTATTTTATAATTAAGATTAAAAGACTCTTAATTGGCTGTTAATCAGCCAATACTGTCTTTTCTACAATCTTCTCCACAGACTCTACAACTGCAGACTCATCAGGTAAATCTATCAAAGGCTTACCATGCAAATCATACTCAAGAATCTCTTCATCCCGGGGAACTGTACCAATAACTTCTAACCCGGTTTTATCTATCTCATCCTGTAAGATTTCAAGCTCATTCCCTGTTGTCTTGGTAACAACTAAATATATTTGATCTACCTTCAAATCCAGATCATCCACGATTTCTTTTACTCTACCAGCAGATCTAATCCCCCGGGCACTAGCATCACTGATAACATATAAAGCATCTATATCCTGAGTAGTCCTACGGCTTAAATGTTCCAGTCCCGCTTCATTATCCATTACCATATAAGGATAATTATCATTTAACTTATCTATAAATTTCTTTAACAGATCGTTAGGATAACAGTAACACCCAGATCCTGTTGGACCTCCCATTACCAGTAAGTCTACATCCTTCTCTTCAGATAAAGCACTGCTTAATTGGAGTTCCATATAATTGATCTTATCCATTCCCGGTGGAATCTCATCCTTTTTATCTTTAAATTCCTCTAAAACCCTGGTTATCTTAGCCTGGACTTCCATACCTAATGCTTCATTTAAATTAGCATTGGCATCAGCATCTACAGCCAAAATAGGCCGTTCATCATTCTTGATTAATGCTCTAATCATTAAAGCAGTAAAGGTAGTTTTTCCTGTCCCACCTTTCCCTGCTACCGCTATATTCACAATATTCCCTCCTTTATTACTATATTTAATATTTATAACATCTATTACTCTATTTAATGGTCAACTTTAATCATCACTGTTAGTCTCTGTAACAGATGGAAAGAGACTTAGATCAGTATGGGGAATGAACTGAGCTGAAACAAATTCATCCATAAACTCTTGGCTTTGATCTTCCGCACTCAGTTCCAGATAAGTCATCTTATTAGCAATCTCATTAACCTGATCAAATTTTTCTTTGGATAATAGACTCATCTTTGCTCCTTTTAAAGAAGTATTTCCTACAAATTTAAATTTATCATTCGGCAAATCAGGTAATAAACCAATCTTCTTGGCATCATCTATATTAATGTAATTACCAAATCCACCTGCAACTAATACTTCTTCAATAAAGTCCTCTGTCAGTGACATATTCTGTAACATCATTCTAATCCCAGCATAGATTGCTCCTTTGGAGCGCAGTAGGTTCTTGATATCATTTTCTGTAATAACTATATCCTCATCTATTCCTGCTTGTTCTTCCCAGACTAATACAAATTCTGTTTCATATTCTCTCTCTCTTAATCGCTCATGTTCAAAATCAGATTCAAACTTACCAGAACGATTAATGATTCCTACTTCATTCAAAGTAGCAATCAATTTAATTAATCCGGAACCACAGACTCCAATCGGCGGACGAGCATTAATAGTACTATACTTTATTTCATACGTATCTTCATCTATCTCAAAAAACTCAATTGCTCCGCTCATAGCTCTCATACCATACTCTATTCCTCCGCCTTCAAAAGCAGGTCCTGCTGAACAAGAGCAGGTAATTAACCAATCCTGATTACCCAATACTAATTCGCCATTAGTACCAATATCAATAAATAATGTTATTTCTTCTCGTTTACCTATTTCTGTTGCTAAAACTCCAGAAGTGATATCTCCACCAACAAAGCTACTCACTCCCGGAAGATAATGAATCCAACCTTCTTCCTTAATCTTGATACCTAATTCTTCAGCCTGTAGAGGCGGAATAAAGTTAACAGTTGGAATATAAGGTTCCAGGCGAATATTATTCGGGTCAATCCCTAAAAAGAGATGACTCATGGTTGTATTACCAGCAAACACAGCTGTCTTTATATCTGCATAATCAATACTTTCTTTGTTAACCACATCATCAATTAATTCATTAATAGTATCAATTACAGCCTGATGAAGTTTATCTAAACCATCATCATTCTGTTTTGCATAATTGATTCTACCTATTACATCATCACCATATCTTCCCTGTTTATTATAAAGACCGCTAGTTGCTACTGATTCACCTGTTTCCAAATTAATTAATTCTAAAACCATTGTTGTTGTTCCAATATCAACTGCAATACCATAATCAGGCTGTTCATAATCTGGAGCATTCAACTCTGATACTTCATAATTATCATTAGCTAACGCCAGAGAAACCTGTGTTTGCCAATTATTATCCCTTAAATGTGAAGCTAAATCCTCCATTACAGATAATGAAGTTGTTAAACCAGGCCAGTCATGCCTCTGATTAAGTCCAGTATATAACCTATCTAAATCACTAGCATTATTAACTAATGTTGGTTCATCCAACTCTAAATCTACTCGCTTATAAAGCGGGTCTAACTCTATTTTTTCAGCAATCTGTATTTCTTTTTCAGTTAATAACTCTTCATCTTCTGCTTCTTCAGCTACAAAAATCTGATGTTCACTTAAACGAGACTCTGGTGGAATTTCAATCCTTACATCTTCAATCACTTCTGTCTGGCACGCCAGGACATAACCTTGTTTCAACTTGTCAGGGGACAGACTCCCCTGAGCAAGTTGATTAACTTCTCCTTCTTTAACAATTACCTGACACTTACCGCAACTACCAGCTCCACCACAGACTGCCTTAAGTTCAATTCCTGCTTCCACCACTGCTTCCATCAGGTTAGTCCCTGAATCACAGGTGAACTCTATTTTTTCTGAGTCTAGCAAAAAATTAATTACTGGCATATCCTATCCTCCTTAAGACAGACTGTAACTGCCTGTATATTACGCTTCTAATTCATCTTCCCATCTATTAGCAATAAAGTTTGTAAGTCCAGAAGCTTCACGCGGTCCAACGACTACATCCCAACCGGATTCTTCTTCTAATTTACCGCTAATTACAGCTACATGGCCGGAAATAGTAAGTTTATTATGGTCTACTCTATCACCAATATCAGTCTCTTCGTTGACGATTTCAGCAATCTTCTTACCGCCGAACTTATCTGCTGCCCAGGCTGTCAATAAAGAAGTACCATCAGTATCAATTGGAATAATATAGGCATCAGATGGAATCTCACCTTCTACACTATAATAAGTTAGAGAGAAGTTAGTAGTAATTATTACAGGTGACTTCTCATCCGGTTCACCTATTTCATTTACTTGATTTGGCTCTACAGTAACCGGAACCC from the Acetohalobium arabaticum DSM 5501 genome contains:
- the cdhD gene encoding CO dehydrogenase/acetyl-CoA synthase subunit delta; the encoded protein is MAVEIAKQNWDGQVEELTIGATEEEGGTRTSTVTVGGETTLPFLHFEGEIPNKPVVALEILDEEPKDWPEPLAEVWGDVWDDPAKWAKKCVEEYGAELIALRLTSADPIGQDRSAEEIAETVEEVLDAVGVPLIILGCGDEEKDNEILKAAAEAAEGENLLIGFAEEENHSTIAAACMVHDHNVIAQSPVDMNICKQLNILLTDMKVKTNQIVIDPLVSSLGYGMEYSYSVMERIRLGALRDDDMLAMPMINFIGEEAWDVKETQASEEEKPGWGELSTRGIQWETAMGTTVLQGGADILVARHPESKENIEAGIEELMTESSYE
- a CDS encoding AAA family ATPase; this translates as MNIAVAGKGGTGKTTFTALMIRALIKNDERPILAVDADANANLNEALGMEVQAKITRVLEEFKDKKDEIPPGMDKINYMELQLSSALSEEKDVDLLVMGGPTGSGCYCYPNDLLKKFIDKLNDNYPYMVMDNEAGLEHLSRRTTQDIDALYVISDASARGIRSAGRVKEIVDDLDLKVDQIYLVVTKTTGNELEILQDEIDKTGLEVIGTVPRDEEILEYDLHGKPLIDLPDESAVVESVEKIVEKTVLAD
- a CDS encoding ASKHA domain-containing protein, whose product is MPVINFLLDSEKIEFTCDSGTNLMEAVVEAGIELKAVCGGAGSCGKCQVIVKEGEVNQLAQGSLSPDKLKQGYVLACQTEVIEDVRIEIPPESRLSEHQIFVAEEAEDEELLTEKEIQIAEKIELDPLYKRVDLELDEPTLVNNASDLDRLYTGLNQRHDWPGLTTSLSVMEDLASHLRDNNWQTQVSLALANDNYEVSELNAPDYEQPDYGIAVDIGTTTMVLELINLETGESVATSGLYNKQGRYGDDVIGRINYAKQNDDGLDKLHQAVIDTINELIDDVVNKESIDYADIKTAVFAGNTTMSHLFLGIDPNNIRLEPYIPTVNFIPPLQAEELGIKIKEEGWIHYLPGVSSFVGGDITSGVLATEIGKREEITLFIDIGTNGELVLGNQDWLITCSCSAGPAFEGGGIEYGMRAMSGAIEFFEIDEDTYEIKYSTINARPPIGVCGSGLIKLIATLNEVGIINRSGKFESDFEHERLREREYETEFVLVWEEQAGIDEDIVITENDIKNLLRSKGAIYAGIRMMLQNMSLTEDFIEEVLVAGGFGNYINIDDAKKIGLLPDLPNDKFKFVGNTSLKGAKMSLLSKEKFDQVNEIANKMTYLELSAEDQSQEFMDEFVSAQFIPHTDLSLFPSVTETNSDD